A genome region from Cucurbita pepo subsp. pepo cultivar mu-cu-16 chromosome LG02, ASM280686v2, whole genome shotgun sequence includes the following:
- the LOC111787565 gene encoding uncharacterized protein LOC111787565 has translation MRRKDEEKIALYVKARKRLARQMAKLVSTLQKKIRTAEQGTTAADLASAIEEVVGVTTAVSLALLNGIAESFSTRKPWAWTGLDRLSKKSAEEEKGIREFREIGSEKLRELKKKGKEETEKAMKKMRDSEDWFSDIETRSQKVFRSLISARVSLLNALSQQQASEK, from the coding sequence ATGAGGAGGAAGGACGAAGAGAAGATCGCTTTATATGTTAAAGCTAGGAAGAGACTAGCTAGGCAAATGGCGAAACTGGTTTCGACTTTACAGAAGAAAATCAGAACGGCGGAACAAGGCACCACCGCCGCCGATCTTGCCTCCGCGATCGAAGAAGTCGTCGGAGTGACGACGGCGGTTTCTCTCGCGCTACTCAACGGAATCGCTGAATCGTTCTCGACTAGGAAGCCATGGGCGTGGACAGGATTGGATCGCCTTTCAAAGAAATCAGCGGAGGAGGAGAAAGGGATTCGAGAGTTCAGAGAAATCGGATCTGAGAAATTGAGAGaattaaagaagaaaggaaaagaagaaacggAAAAGgcgatgaagaagatgagagatTCAGAGGATTGGTTTAGCGACATTGAAACTCGAAGCCAGAAGGTATTCAGGAGTTTGATCAGTGCCAGAGTTTCGCTGCTAAACGCTCTGTCACAGCAA